In Pseudomonas coleopterorum, the genomic window CGGCGCCGGCCTGGCCAATGGCCTGATCGCCTGGCGCCTGCGCCAGGCGCGTCCGGAGCTGAACATCCTGTGCATCGATGCGCAGCAGAGTCAGGGGGGCAACCATACCTGGTCCTTTCACGACGGCGACCTCACCGCCGAACAGCATCATTGGATCGAGCCGCTGGTGGTCAAGCGCTGGCCCAGCTACCAGGTGCATTTCCCCCAGGTATCGCGGGTGCTCGACAGTGGCTACGCCAGCATCACCAGCGAGCGCTTCGCCGAGGTCATCACCCAGGCGTTGGGCGACCGGCTGCGCCTGGGTCAAACCATCACCGAACTGGGCCCGCGCCACGTGCGCCTGGCCAGCGGCGAGACGCTGCAAGCCGGTGCGGTCATCGACGGTCGCGGGGTACGGCCCAGCCCACACCTGGTGCTCGGCCAGCAGGCGTTCGTCGGCCAATTGCTGCGACTGGAGCAGCCGCACGGGTTGCTCGGGCCGATTATCATGGACGCCCGGGTGGATCAGGGTGATGGGTACCGCTTCGTCTATGTACTGCCCTTTTCGGCCGATACCGTGCTGGTGGAAGACACCCACTATGTAGATCGCCATACCCTGAGCACCGAGCAGCTGCGCGAGCACATCGGCGAGTACGTGCGCTGGCAAGGCTGGACGGTCGCCGAGTGCCTGCGCGAAGAACAGGGCGTGCTGCCGATTACCCTGGCCGGCGACTTCGAGGCGTTCTGGCAGCAAGCGTCTGGCCAGCCGCTGTCCGGCCTGCGCGCCGGCCTGTTTCACTGCACCACCGGCTATTCGTTGCCCCACGCGGTGCGCCTGGCCCAGTGGCTGGCGCAACAGCCGGTCATGGACGCCGATCGCCTGTTCACCGGCATCCGCGACCACGCCCGCCAGCAGTGGAACGACCAAGGTTTCTACCGTCTGCTCAACCGCATGTTGTTCCTCGCCGGAAGGCCCCAGGACCGCTGGCGGGTCATGCAGCGTTTCTATCGCTTGTCGCCCGCGTTGATCAGCCGTTTCTACGCAGGCCAAAACCACTGGCGTGACCGCGCCCGCATTCTCGTCGGCAAGCCACCCGTGCCCGTCGACGAGGCCGTGCGCGCCGCCCTCAGATCTTCTCCCCGGCAGTTCGAGAACCCACATGAATCCAGCTAAAACCGCCATCGTCATCGGCGCAGGCTTCGGCGGCCTGGCCCTGGCGATCCGCCTGCAGGCCGCAGGCATCCACACCACCCTGCTGGAGAAGCGCGA contains:
- the crtY gene encoding lycopene beta-cyclase CrtY, coding for MTYDLILAGAGLANGLIAWRLRQARPELNILCIDAQQSQGGNHTWSFHDGDLTAEQHHWIEPLVVKRWPSYQVHFPQVSRVLDSGYASITSERFAEVITQALGDRLRLGQTITELGPRHVRLASGETLQAGAVIDGRGVRPSPHLVLGQQAFVGQLLRLEQPHGLLGPIIMDARVDQGDGYRFVYVLPFSADTVLVEDTHYVDRHTLSTEQLREHIGEYVRWQGWTVAECLREEQGVLPITLAGDFEAFWQQASGQPLSGLRAGLFHCTTGYSLPHAVRLAQWLAQQPVMDADRLFTGIRDHARQQWNDQGFYRLLNRMLFLAGRPQDRWRVMQRFYRLSPALISRFYAGQNHWRDRARILVGKPPVPVDEAVRAALRSSPRQFENPHESS